The Strix aluco isolate bStrAlu1 chromosome Z, bStrAlu1.hap1, whole genome shotgun sequence genome contains a region encoding:
- the TRMT10B gene encoding tRNA methyltransferase 10 homolog B yields MARPPRPGRPAGSRRASGPPKPRPGALAAEKRHGATPRGLRRTALPLPERPLPRAAARPRPCPRGSQPAAPGLARTPPSRAAPARCRPPGADSLPQAQPAPSACPTRPRPGRPHPAAAPMAGGDGGGDGGDGGGPSATPEGEAAVACEALRLLRIEPSAVGPGAGRAGGAVRGSRNALRKRRRWERVLAARRSKRRQERERSRARRAQGPGAAGRGGGRPAAALARERLLEARESGPRLCVDLGVAGCMTRKETSRLASQIRRLYGANRRAEKPFWLCLTEFVVGSLIYEECFRMNDGFSNYLMDTTPESYLDLFPLDAIVYLTPDSQNVLEDIDPSKVYVLGGLVDESIHKKLTLHRAQEQSLQTARLPIREYMVKAINTKNYHSETLAINQVFDVLSTYYETQSWPAALKAGVSTGKGYVLPDAVK; encoded by the exons ATGGCTCGGCCTCCCCGTCCAGGGCGCCCTGCTGGGAGCCGGCGGGCGTCGGGTCCGCCGAAACCGCGGCCCGGTGCGCTCGCCGCTGAGAAACGGCACGGGGCGACGCCGCGGGGCCTCCGCCGGACGGCTCTTCCGCTGCCGGAGCGGCCCCTtccgcgggcggcggcgcggccccggccctgcccccgCGGCTCCCAGCCAGCTGCGCCCGGGCTGGCCCGCACCCCCCCCTCCCGGGCAGCGCCAGCACGGtgccgcccgcccggcgccgACTCGCTCCCCCAAGCACAGCCCGCGCCCTCCGCCTGCCCCACAAGGCCCCGCCCCGGCAGGCCCCACCCCGCAGCGGCGCCAATGGCGGGCGGCGATGGCGGCGGCGACGGAGGCGATGGCGGCGGCCCGTCGGCGACGCCCGAAGGGGAGGCGGCGGTGGCGTGCGAGGCCCTCCGGCTGCTGCGGATCGAGCCCTCGGCAGtcggccccggcgcggggcgggcgggtgGCGCGGTGCGGGGCTCG AGGAACGCGCTGCGGAAGCGGAGGCGCTGGGAGCGGGTGCTGGCGGCCAGGAGGAGCAAGCGGCGACAGGAGCGGGAGAGGAGCCGGGCCCGGCGGGCCCAGGGCCCAG GGGCTgccggccggggcggcgggaggcccGCGGCCGCGCTCGCCAGGGAGCGGCTTCTGGAGGCCCGAGAGTCGGGGCCGCGGCTCTGCGTGGACCTCGGCGTGGCCGGCTGCATGACGCGGAAG GAAACAAGCCGCCTCGCCTCCCAGATCAGGAGACTCTACGGGGCAAACAGGCGGGCCGAGAAACCGTTTTGGCTCTGTCTGACAGAGTTTGTGGTGGGCTCGTTGATCTACGAAGAGTGTTTTCGCATGAATGATGGCTTCTCCAATTATTTG atGGATACAACTCCAGAAAGTTACCTGGACCTGTTTCCTTTAGATGCAATTGTTTATCTCACTCCTGATTCTCAGAATG TCCTTGAAGATATTGATCCCAGTAAAGTGTACGTCCTGGGAGGCCTGGTGGATGAAAGTATTCACAAG AAGCTGACCCTGCACAGGGCACAAGAGCAGTCCTTGCAAACAGCCCGCCTCCCCATTCGAGAGTACATGGTGAAAGCCATTAACACCAAGAACTACCACTCGGAGACCCTGGCAATTAACCAAG TGTTTGATGTCTTATCAACTTACTATGAGACTCAAAGCTGGCCAGCAGCCTTGAAAGCTGGAGTTTCTACCGGAAAAGGCTATGTGCTACCAGATGCAGTGAAATAA
- the LOC141918462 gene encoding uncharacterized protein LOC141918462, with amino-acid sequence MPQRGPLLTGDSSTSSFQHEFIPRTAALPELLQVLAFSSRSRLLRGGALLRPQLLPLLASGGLWRQPRVAYSTGEGSRAGPVGRYPVPNKKDMPYDIVELMEEVEVKTGFLPNVFKAMSHRPAEFRAFFAYYNAIMNKDTGRLSKADKELIIVATSVVNRCPYCVVAHGALHRIYSKQPALADQVIVNWKLADLSDRDLAMLEFALAVCRADDITEEHFRKLERHGFDREDAWDIGMISAFFAMSNRIAHVVGLRPNREFYSMGRTARGAREGEAEGA; translated from the exons ATGCCGCAG cgcgGTCCCCTGCTCACAGGAGACTCCTCCACAAGCTCTTTTCAACACGAGTTCATCCCACggactgcagctcttcctgaactgctgca ggtcctggccttctCCAGCCGCAGCCGCCTGCTCCGGGGTGGGGCCCTCCTCAGGCCACAG ctcctgcctctcctggCCTCAGGGGGACTctggaggcagccccgggtggcATACAGCACCggagaagggagcagagcagggcctGTTGGGCGATACCCGGTACCCAACAAGAAGGACATGCCATATGACATTGTGGAGCTCATGGAGGAAGTGGAAGTGAAG ACTGGATTTCTGCCCAATGTGTTCAAAGCCATGTCTCACCGACCTGCTGAATTCAGAGCTTTTTTTGCTTATTACAATGCCATTATGAACAAAGACACAG GGCGTCTCAGCAAGGCAGACAAAGAGCTCATAATTGTGGCTACGAGTGTTGTGAACAGATGTCCCTACTGTGTGGTTGCACATGGAGCACTTCACCGGATATACTCCAAGCAGCCAGCGCTGGCTGACCAG GTGATCGTGAACTGGAAGCTGGCGGACCTGAGCGACAGGGACCTGGCGATGCTGGAGTTCGCTCTCGCGGTCTGTCGAGCTGACGACATCACTGAGGAGCACTTCCGGAAGCTGGAGAGGCACGGCTTCGACCGCGAGGATGCCTGGGACATAGGCATGATCTCGGCGTTTTTTGCCATGTCGAATCGCATTGCCCATGTCGTCGGCCTGCGCCCCAACCGGGAGTTCTACTCGATGGGCAGGACGGCGCGTGGGGCGCGGGAGGGGGAGGCGGAGGGCGCCTGA